A genomic segment from Leptolyngbya boryana PCC 6306 encodes:
- a CDS encoding AAA domain-containing protein has translation MYSASPLSIRVTEVGEYIRYRSCERRFKLEYNDRDLASELPFADRLFNTIDPVLQAAGRQREDAWEVSLQSGGLTDLTNFSTQSGSETTTRSGNDTNWHDFATILSGISIGSNSYGREISIHARLGAFEIKGQLDFLVVLWDGSRPRLKIVECKASRRDRTYHRIQVTLYRMMLSALLESHPLFIGGYRITSEDIECVVARIQEDNNLSQDILALAPLNLETEEADIRRLIAPGGSLERIVNSDLADLDYQIESKCDDCVFSVHCLTESARERRLELLGLEPSVIRSLRNAGINSIDDLAELDLAGGQAITLRQDPSYSGNLELMRLHAQARRKTLPGGDTHPDEYEVISLPNTGQGQLPQHETSDGRRLIRIYLSIDYDYVENRIGALAAHVTNSNWQLHTGWLDGDPDPETGLVRRVPNHVIQEQNRQNEIGRDGNNRPIYEERPLLSRDVIHFKNDPWTGDYVTDTSAERTLIQSFLSELVDAIADVAELDEAPIHYYIWSRSDMAQLVEGCSRASSRLLASLRELLGCRDHLEQLIYSCLQEEVDQRFALGWTSRGLSVAASLKWFGNTYHWQRRVSGRPISLHQEFTQDIFDFKTDLWIDPSVPAWTEEGDGIRHKFEIRSRFHDSLTAPYWRAFWRSLPNPSAIRDARVRRAINSYNNAQRPNNLREYLRARVHALRWIEERIRFKNPEISKPNVIIANLPDFNLGVNDTARAALDFLKLDQHINLTSWIAEHLVPPLYRISTGKTIPLRNIVSLGQVDDSCQLTANLDLTDFDINLEAFRNNCNLGPGAFVRLSPFSEARRGQTFRQLMIGGITCTLQNLDWDSGEVSLSVVRFRGSDLYRLGSRVPERGPLFDRATLDESPSDFVAPRVDNRLQTVINSHVYQWFHPELSQIPAQIDIAPAMIEQYQEILRTLRLRRGRQLAQEQREAATEGLRTRIQLLQGPPGTGKTETTAASTLLRILARRTVRTEGKNQYGEIVVIAAHTHTAVNNLLQRIHSVLPHFIDAASESGLRMPPVRLAKVVSRDEDEVPGGDIPNIPSEPSLKVFQPFRENSVLIIGGTTGAILKLAKKLEGFSSFKGFPISTLIVDEASMMVFPHFLALTTLVGTDGEIMLTGDHRQLSPIVAHDWENEDRPPVVAYQPYVSAYQAVLNIKQNLGVPDSQILCSALSFTFRLPPLIRELVARLYVRDGIHLTGPERNSSPGIVPVTAWEKLWSASTGLYLVLHSERRSRKNNETEVAIVEQILEANYAAIPENSVAIVTPHRAQKALLNSGLTNYRNIVDVVDTVERLQGGERPTVIVSATASDPSAISKNVEFILDLNRSNVAFSRAQERLIVVCSSSLLDHIPADLEHYESAMLWKSLREICSQEVACETVNGHTVQIFTPPDALPEAIVEEEL, from the coding sequence ATGTATTCTGCAAGTCCTTTATCCATTCGTGTTACTGAAGTTGGTGAATATATTCGTTACCGCTCCTGCGAAAGACGGTTCAAATTAGAGTATAACGATCGTGATTTAGCCTCAGAATTACCGTTTGCAGATCGCTTATTCAATACTATTGATCCCGTTTTGCAGGCAGCTGGTAGGCAGAGAGAAGATGCCTGGGAAGTATCGTTACAGAGTGGAGGTCTGACCGACCTAACTAATTTCTCAACGCAATCTGGAAGTGAGACAACAACGCGATCTGGAAATGACACAAATTGGCATGATTTCGCGACTATACTCAGTGGCATCTCCATCGGCAGTAATTCATATGGACGAGAAATCTCAATTCATGCCCGATTAGGAGCTTTTGAGATCAAGGGGCAATTGGATTTCCTCGTAGTGTTGTGGGATGGCTCTCGACCTCGCCTTAAAATCGTCGAATGTAAAGCAAGTAGACGAGATCGCACTTACCATCGGATTCAGGTAACTCTCTATCGGATGATGCTGAGCGCACTTCTTGAATCTCACCCTCTTTTTATTGGTGGTTACCGCATCACATCAGAAGATATTGAATGTGTTGTTGCACGTATTCAAGAAGATAACAATTTAAGTCAAGATATTTTGGCTCTTGCCCCCTTAAACCTAGAAACAGAAGAAGCGGATATCCGACGATTAATTGCACCGGGTGGAAGCTTGGAAAGAATTGTTAACAGTGATTTAGCAGATTTGGACTATCAAATAGAATCCAAATGTGATGACTGTGTTTTCAGCGTTCATTGCCTAACCGAAAGTGCTCGTGAAAGGCGCTTAGAACTGCTTGGGCTAGAGCCATCTGTTATTCGCAGTTTGAGGAATGCAGGGATAAATAGCATAGACGATTTAGCGGAACTTGACTTGGCAGGTGGGCAAGCAATTACTTTGCGCCAAGACCCAAGTTACTCAGGCAATCTCGAACTGATGAGACTTCATGCACAGGCACGTCGAAAAACTCTGCCAGGTGGCGACACTCATCCTGATGAATATGAAGTCATTTCGTTGCCGAATACTGGACAGGGACAATTACCTCAGCACGAAACGTCTGATGGAAGAAGACTCATCAGAATTTACTTATCGATAGACTACGACTACGTTGAAAATCGAATTGGAGCTTTAGCCGCTCACGTGACCAATAGTAACTGGCAATTGCATACAGGATGGTTAGACGGAGATCCAGACCCAGAAACAGGTCTTGTACGAAGAGTTCCGAATCATGTTATTCAAGAGCAAAATAGGCAAAATGAAATTGGTCGTGACGGTAATAACCGACCAATTTATGAAGAACGTCCCTTGCTAAGCAGGGATGTCATTCACTTCAAAAACGACCCGTGGACAGGTGATTACGTCACTGATACAAGCGCGGAGCGAACGCTAATTCAGTCGTTTTTATCCGAGTTGGTCGATGCGATCGCAGATGTAGCTGAGCTTGACGAAGCGCCGATTCATTATTACATCTGGTCAAGATCAGACATGGCACAATTAGTTGAAGGTTGCTCCCGTGCCAGTTCTAGGCTACTGGCGAGTTTAAGAGAACTTTTAGGATGCCGCGATCACTTGGAGCAATTGATCTACTCCTGTCTGCAAGAAGAAGTAGACCAGAGATTTGCTCTGGGTTGGACAAGCAGAGGACTTTCGGTTGCCGCATCGCTCAAATGGTTTGGTAATACCTACCACTGGCAACGCCGTGTCAGTGGACGACCAATTTCTTTACATCAAGAGTTCACTCAAGACATTTTTGACTTCAAAACTGATTTATGGATTGATCCATCAGTTCCTGCTTGGACTGAAGAAGGAGATGGAATCAGACATAAGTTTGAAATTCGTAGCCGCTTTCATGATTCATTAACAGCACCATACTGGAGAGCATTTTGGAGAAGCCTACCAAATCCAAGTGCTATTCGGGATGCAAGAGTCCGTCGGGCTATAAATTCTTACAATAACGCGCAGAGACCTAACAACCTACGCGAGTATTTGCGTGCGCGTGTCCATGCTCTTCGTTGGATTGAAGAAAGAATCAGATTTAAGAATCCAGAAATTAGCAAACCCAATGTAATAATTGCAAATCTTCCTGATTTTAATCTTGGTGTCAATGACACTGCAAGAGCAGCACTTGATTTTCTAAAACTTGATCAACACATCAATCTCACAAGTTGGATCGCTGAGCACCTTGTACCACCTCTGTACAGAATCTCTACAGGTAAGACAATTCCTCTGCGAAACATCGTTTCACTCGGTCAAGTAGATGATTCATGCCAATTAACTGCGAATCTTGATTTGACAGATTTCGATATCAATCTTGAAGCATTCAGAAATAATTGCAATCTCGGCCCAGGTGCATTTGTTAGACTTAGCCCCTTTTCTGAAGCCCGTCGAGGGCAAACCTTTAGACAACTGATGATTGGCGGAATTACTTGCACTCTTCAGAATCTTGATTGGGATAGTGGAGAGGTAAGCTTGTCAGTAGTCCGCTTTCGAGGAAGCGATTTGTACCGATTAGGTAGCCGAGTGCCGGAGCGTGGACCTTTATTCGATCGAGCAACACTAGATGAAAGCCCTTCCGACTTCGTTGCTCCCAGGGTAGATAACCGTCTTCAGACTGTCATTAATAGCCATGTTTATCAATGGTTTCACCCTGAGTTATCTCAGATTCCAGCACAAATAGATATTGCTCCTGCCATGATAGAGCAATATCAGGAAATTCTGAGAACCTTACGCTTGCGACGTGGACGGCAATTAGCACAAGAACAGCGTGAAGCTGCTACTGAGGGCTTAAGGACGAGAATCCAACTTCTTCAGGGGCCACCTGGCACGGGTAAAACTGAAACCACGGCTGCTTCCACTTTACTTAGAATTCTTGCGCGGAGAACAGTGCGGACAGAAGGTAAAAATCAATATGGAGAAATTGTCGTTATAGCAGCCCATACACATACTGCTGTTAACAACCTTTTACAGCGTATCCATAGTGTATTGCCCCACTTTATTGACGCAGCCAGTGAGTCTGGTCTAAGAATGCCACCTGTTCGCTTAGCTAAAGTAGTTTCACGAGATGAAGATGAAGTGCCGGGAGGAGACATTCCCAATATCCCATCTGAGCCAAGTTTAAAAGTCTTCCAACCATTCAGGGAAAACTCCGTTCTAATTATTGGGGGCACAACTGGTGCGATCCTAAAGCTAGCTAAAAAACTAGAAGGTTTCTCATCATTTAAGGGATTTCCTATTTCAACATTGATTGTTGATGAAGCTAGTATGATGGTCTTCCCTCATTTCCTGGCTTTAACTACACTAGTTGGCACAGATGGTGAGATTATGCTTACTGGGGATCATCGGCAGTTGTCCCCGATTGTGGCACATGACTGGGAAAATGAAGATCGCCCTCCTGTGGTTGCTTACCAACCTTACGTCAGCGCTTATCAAGCAGTTCTCAATATTAAGCAAAATTTAGGAGTTCCAGACTCTCAAATTCTTTGTTCTGCGCTTAGTTTTACCTTCCGCTTACCACCATTGATTCGAGAATTAGTGGCAAGGCTTTATGTGCGAGATGGCATTCACCTAACAGGTCCAGAACGCAACAGTTCACCAGGAATTGTTCCTGTAACTGCATGGGAAAAATTATGGAGTGCCTCCACCGGGCTTTATCTAGTCCTGCATTCCGAAAGACGGTCTAGAAAAAATAACGAGACTGAGGTTGCTATTGTCGAGCAAATATTAGAAGCTAACTATGCTGCCATTCCTGAAAATTCCGTAGCTATTGTTACACCACACCGAGCGCAGAAGGCCCTGTTGAATAGTGGATTAACGAACTATCGAAACATTGTAGATGTAGTTGATACTGTAGAGCGGTTGCAAGGCGGTGAACGCCCAACCGTGATTGTCTCTGCTACTGCCAGTGATCCTTCTGCAATTAGCAAAAACGTGGAATTTATTCTTGATTTGAATCGCTCTAATGTAGCTTTTTCTCGTGCTCAGGAACGGTTAATCGTCGTTTGCTCCAGTTCTTTGCTTGACCACATCCCTGCTGACTTGGAGCATTATGAATCTGCTATGCTTTGGAAATCGCTGCGCGAAATTTGCTCTCAGGAAGTGGCTTGTGAAACCGTCAACGGACATACAGTGCAAATTTTCACTCCACCCGATGCGCTTCCAGAGGCAATTGTAGAAGAAGAGTTATGA
- a CDS encoding DNA cytosine methyltransferase: MRLSFVDICAGLGGFHKALSSFGFECVFASEINEELRENYKKNFPSVAHLTYGDIREAKNLVPKHDILCAGFPCQPFSKSGHQRGFNDPTEGTIFHEILEILEKCRPKYLFLENVGNFERHDSGRTWSIVKTRLERIGYSVRGTTHVGSGGPGLFSPHHLGFPHCRERFFIVGVLNEELPENPFPAKNIQPLIPLEKYIKLNKNLSQQERKETSLSDQQRECINHWNQLIKNLPEKTVSLPSFPIWGDEFEATYPFESYTPYAATIRELRACLNAYSLKKRMSKDELLALLPSYAQTPESHFPNWKVRFIRQNREWFHKYSRFFTREWLDDLSQFPPSLRKLEWNCQGEERNLWQHILQFRPSGLRVKRYSSIPSLVAMTETQIPILGPKKRFLSRSEGLLLLGLPEEHILPETRERAFKALGNGVHVEVVKAIVESVLSYTAFSINRGKQSKNLILNLGGDQDIEIAS; this comes from the coding sequence ATGAGATTGAGTTTTGTGGACATATGTGCTGGTTTGGGAGGATTTCACAAGGCTCTATCTAGCTTTGGGTTTGAGTGCGTCTTTGCATCTGAGATCAATGAAGAATTAAGAGAGAACTACAAAAAGAATTTCCCCTCTGTGGCTCATCTGACATATGGCGATATTCGAGAAGCTAAAAATTTAGTTCCAAAACATGACATCCTCTGTGCAGGCTTTCCCTGTCAACCGTTTTCAAAGTCGGGTCATCAACGTGGATTTAATGACCCAACAGAAGGGACTATATTTCACGAGATTTTAGAGATTTTAGAAAAATGCAGACCGAAATATCTCTTTCTAGAAAATGTAGGTAATTTTGAACGTCATGACTCCGGTCGTACTTGGAGCATTGTAAAAACTCGGCTAGAGAGAATTGGTTACAGTGTGCGTGGAACGACTCATGTGGGAAGTGGTGGGCCAGGACTATTTTCTCCTCATCATTTAGGCTTTCCACACTGTAGGGAGAGATTCTTCATAGTTGGCGTTCTGAATGAGGAATTACCAGAAAACCCTTTTCCTGCCAAGAACATACAGCCATTAATTCCCCTAGAGAAGTATATCAAATTGAACAAAAATCTTTCTCAGCAGGAGAGAAAAGAGACATCCTTATCGGATCAGCAGCGGGAGTGCATCAATCATTGGAATCAATTAATTAAGAACTTACCTGAAAAAACCGTTTCTTTGCCTTCATTTCCGATTTGGGGAGATGAATTTGAGGCAACTTATCCGTTTGAAAGCTATACCCCTTATGCTGCCACAATTAGAGAATTACGAGCATGCTTGAATGCATACTCATTAAAGAAGAGGATGAGCAAAGATGAACTGTTGGCACTTCTACCAAGCTATGCTCAAACGCCGGAATCTCATTTCCCTAACTGGAAAGTGAGATTCATACGGCAAAACCGAGAATGGTTCCATAAATATTCACGCTTTTTTACTAGAGAATGGTTGGACGATCTAAGCCAATTTCCACCTTCTTTGAGAAAGCTTGAGTGGAACTGTCAGGGGGAAGAAAGAAACTTATGGCAGCATATTCTACAATTTCGCCCCTCTGGGTTGCGAGTGAAACGGTACTCATCAATCCCTTCTTTAGTCGCCATGACAGAAACCCAAATCCCCATTCTTGGACCAAAAAAACGTTTCCTATCCCGATCAGAAGGGTTGTTGCTTTTGGGATTGCCAGAGGAACACATCCTACCTGAAACACGAGAGCGTGCATTTAAAGCGTTAGGTAATGGTGTGCATGTAGAAGTAGTCAAAGCAATTGTTGAAAGTGTTTTGTCTTACACCGCTTTCTCTATTAATCGAGGTAAGCAAAGTAAAAACCTAATTCTCAATCTTGGTGGAGATCAAGACATTGAAATCGCTTCATAA
- a CDS encoding TniQ family protein, producing MIEHSEIQPWFFHVEALEGESISHFLGRFRQANELTPSGVGKISGLGGAIARWEKFRFNPYPTQQQFEKLSTATGISVEQLWKMMPPEGVGMQLEPIRLCASCYAELPCHQIQWQFKDTQGCEVHGLRLLSECPNCKARFKPPATWSDSKCHRCFMLFSEMRNRQKRHSFSR from the coding sequence ATGATCGAGCACTCAGAGATTCAACCTTGGTTCTTTCATGTGGAAGCTTTGGAAGGAGAAAGCATTAGTCATTTTCTGGGGCGGTTTCGGCAAGCGAACGAATTGACTCCTAGTGGAGTGGGAAAAATATCAGGCTTGGGAGGAGCGATCGCACGTTGGGAGAAGTTTCGTTTCAATCCTTATCCCACTCAGCAACAATTCGAGAAATTATCCACAGCAACTGGAATCTCAGTAGAGCAACTATGGAAAATGATGCCTCCAGAAGGTGTCGGAATGCAACTTGAACCCATTCGCCTCTGTGCTTCCTGCTATGCAGAACTACCCTGTCATCAGATTCAGTGGCAGTTTAAAGATACTCAAGGCTGCGAAGTTCACGGTCTCAGACTTCTTTCAGAGTGTCCAAATTGCAAAGCAAGATTTAAGCCTCCTGCAACTTGGAGCGATAGCAAATGCCATCGTTGCTTCATGCTCTTTTCTGAAATGCGAAATCGCCAAAAGAGGCATAGCTTTAGCAGGTGA
- a CDS encoding TniB family NTP-binding protein — protein sequence MMANEAQSIAQTLGSLPLTSELLQAEIHRLTKKSVVSLSQVQSLHNWLEGKRQARQSCRVVGESRTGKTLACDAYRLRHKPTQQAGKPPIVPVVYIQVPQECGSKELFQIIIEHLKYQMVKGTVAEIRERTMRVLKGCGVEMLIIDEADRLKPKTFADVRDIFDKLEISVVLVGTDRLDAVIKRDEQVYNRFRACHRFGKLAGEEFRRTIEIWEKQILKLPVASNLTSKAALKILGETTAGYIGLLDMVLREAAIRALKQGKTKIDLEILKEVSTEYR from the coding sequence ATGATGGCAAATGAAGCTCAATCAATAGCTCAAACGTTAGGATCGCTGCCGCTCACAAGTGAGTTGCTTCAAGCAGAAATCCATCGATTAACTAAGAAAAGTGTGGTGTCTCTCAGCCAAGTGCAGAGCTTGCACAATTGGCTAGAGGGAAAGCGTCAGGCAAGGCAAAGTTGCCGAGTGGTAGGAGAATCTAGAACAGGTAAGACCTTGGCTTGTGATGCGTATCGATTACGGCACAAGCCGACACAGCAAGCAGGAAAACCTCCTATCGTTCCTGTGGTCTATATTCAAGTGCCTCAAGAGTGCGGTTCAAAGGAGTTATTCCAAATCATTATTGAACACTTGAAATATCAGATGGTGAAAGGAACAGTGGCAGAAATTCGGGAACGAACGATGCGAGTGCTGAAAGGATGTGGTGTTGAAATGCTGATTATTGATGAAGCCGATCGCCTCAAGCCAAAAACATTCGCAGATGTGAGAGATATCTTCGACAAATTGGAGATTTCTGTTGTTTTGGTCGGCACCGATCGTTTGGATGCTGTCATTAAGCGAGACGAGCAGGTTTATAACCGATTTCGAGCTTGTCATCGGTTTGGCAAACTGGCAGGAGAGGAATTTCGTCGAACGATCGAGATCTGGGAGAAACAAATTCTAAAGTTGCCTGTTGCTTCAAACCTCACAAGTAAAGCGGCACTCAAGATTCTTGGAGAGACTACGGCAGGATATATTGGACTGCTAGATATGGTTCTTCGAGAAGCTGCAATTCGAGCTTTAAAGCAAGGTAAAACCAAAATCGATTTGGAGATCTTAAAGGAAGTTTCAACGGAGTACCGATGA
- a CDS encoding Mu transposase C-terminal domain-containing protein yields the protein MQLPIEFPESEQVSRELVEQNQIVTELSDEAKLKIEVIQSLLEPCDRATYGNRLRDAATRLGKSVRTVQRMVKSWQEEGIAGLSNGERTDKGEHRIEQEWQDFIIKTYQEGNKNGKRMTPAQVAIRVKVKAQQEGITKYPSHMTVYRVLNPLIQRKTEKQNVRSIGWQGSRLSLKTRDGNSLSVEYSNQVWQCDHTRADILLVDQHGELIGRPWLTTVVDTYSRCIVGVNLGFDAPSSDVVALALRHAILPKTYPDRYQLNCDWGTYGKPEHFFTDGGKDFRSNHLQQIAVQIGFTCHLRNRPSEGGVVERPFGTLNTEFFSILPGYTGSNVQKRPEEAEESASLTLRELEQFLVRYITDRYNQGIDARMGDQTRFQRWEAGLLANPSVLTERELDICLMKQTRRTVYREGYLRFENLIYRGENLAGYAGETVTLRYEPRDITTVFVYHQEQGKEVFLTRAHAQDLETETISLYEAKASSRRIRDVGKTISNRSILEEVRDRDLFVQKKTRKERQKAEQAEVKIDQVPSPPQVLHLDEASQFETEIVETQCVEISEIEDYEKLRDDFGW from the coding sequence ATGCAGCTTCCTATTGAATTTCCCGAAAGTGAACAGGTTTCTAGAGAATTAGTCGAGCAGAATCAAATCGTTACAGAGTTATCGGACGAAGCAAAACTAAAGATTGAAGTAATCCAGTCTTTGCTCGAACCTTGCGATCGCGCTACCTATGGAAACCGCTTACGAGATGCTGCAACTCGTTTGGGTAAGTCTGTGCGCACTGTACAAAGAATGGTGAAAAGCTGGCAGGAAGAGGGCATAGCAGGATTATCTAATGGAGAGCGAACAGATAAAGGAGAACATCGAATCGAGCAGGAGTGGCAAGATTTTATCATCAAGACCTATCAAGAGGGCAATAAAAATGGCAAGCGAATGACACCTGCCCAAGTTGCAATCCGAGTCAAAGTAAAAGCTCAGCAGGAGGGAATCACAAAATATCCTAGTCACATGACGGTTTATCGGGTTCTAAATCCTTTGATTCAACGGAAGACAGAAAAACAGAATGTTAGATCGATTGGTTGGCAGGGTTCGAGACTGTCACTAAAAACTCGTGATGGCAACAGCTTGTCTGTCGAATACAGTAACCAAGTTTGGCAATGTGACCATACACGTGCAGATATCCTTCTAGTAGATCAACATGGGGAATTGATTGGTCGCCCTTGGTTAACGACGGTTGTTGATACTTACTCTCGATGTATTGTTGGCGTTAACTTAGGCTTTGATGCTCCAAGTTCGGATGTTGTAGCATTGGCATTGCGTCATGCCATACTGCCAAAAACTTATCCCGATCGCTATCAATTAAATTGCGACTGGGGCACATACGGTAAACCAGAACATTTTTTCACTGATGGCGGCAAGGATTTTCGTTCAAATCATCTTCAACAAATTGCTGTTCAAATTGGCTTCACCTGCCATTTGCGCAATCGTCCATCAGAAGGAGGAGTGGTAGAACGCCCATTTGGCACTCTAAACACAGAGTTTTTCTCAATATTGCCGGGGTATACAGGGTCGAATGTTCAAAAGCGCCCAGAGGAAGCTGAAGAGTCTGCGAGTCTGACCTTGCGAGAGTTAGAGCAATTCTTGGTACGCTACATCACCGATCGCTACAACCAGGGTATTGATGCCAGAATGGGCGACCAAACTCGTTTTCAACGATGGGAAGCAGGATTATTAGCAAATCCAAGCGTTCTGACAGAGCGAGAATTGGATATTTGTCTGATGAAACAAACACGGCGCACTGTTTACCGAGAGGGTTATCTGAGATTTGAGAATCTAATATACCGCGGGGAAAATCTAGCAGGTTATGCGGGAGAAACCGTTACCTTACGCTACGAGCCACGCGATATTACAACAGTTTTTGTCTATCATCAGGAACAAGGGAAAGAAGTATTTCTGACTCGTGCTCACGCTCAAGATTTAGAGACTGAGACTATTTCTCTTTATGAGGCGAAGGCAAGCAGTCGAAGAATTCGAGATGTGGGTAAAACCATCAGCAATCGATCCATTCTGGAGGAGGTGCGGGATCGCGACCTTTTTGTACAGAAGAAAACCCGAAAAGAACGTCAGAAAGCGGAACAAGCAGAGGTCAAAATTGATCAGGTTCCTTCACCACCTCAAGTTTTGCACCTGGATGAAGCCTCTCAATTTGAGACTGAGATTGTAGAAACTCAATGTGTAGAAATATCAGAGATCGAGGATTACGAGAAGTTGCGTGATGACTTTGGGTGGTAG
- the lexA gene encoding transcriptional repressor LexA, with the protein MAPLTPTQQRLVDWLAAHLHRFGYSPGIRDIAAGLKYTSPAPVQSLVKILVRKGVLIYDERTARTIRFTEAWLRENGERYGLTTPSFQLPILGTIAAHSLVELSPDSPIEWLDLPGQRPPGSEDWFVLRVWGDSMVGALIDHNDLIIMCPISNPVRIKDGAIVAARVDTQTTLKYFYRQGSEVILKPANAAYEPTVVEANQVDIQGMYVGLIRRLWENGEP; encoded by the coding sequence ATGGCTCCTCTCACACCAACACAACAACGTCTAGTGGATTGGCTGGCAGCCCACCTCCACCGTTTCGGTTACAGCCCAGGAATTCGAGACATTGCAGCAGGGTTGAAATACACCTCACCTGCTCCAGTGCAGTCCCTGGTCAAGATTCTGGTGCGCAAAGGTGTTCTGATTTACGATGAACGCACCGCTCGCACCATTCGATTTACGGAAGCTTGGTTACGTGAGAACGGTGAACGCTACGGACTAACAACTCCGAGCTTCCAACTTCCAATTTTGGGTACGATCGCAGCCCATAGTTTGGTGGAATTGTCTCCAGATTCACCCATCGAGTGGTTAGATTTACCAGGGCAGAGACCCCCAGGCAGTGAGGATTGGTTTGTGCTGCGAGTTTGGGGTGACAGTATGGTGGGAGCGTTGATTGACCATAATGATTTGATCATCATGTGCCCCATCTCTAATCCAGTCCGAATTAAGGATGGAGCAATTGTCGCGGCAAGAGTAGATACACAAACGACCCTGAAGTATTTCTACCGACAAGGAAGCGAAGTCATTTTGAAACCTGCAAATGCTGCTTACGAACCCACCGTAGTTGAAGCGAACCAAGTAGATATCCAAGGGATGTACGTAGGACTGATACGGCGACTTTGGGAGAACGGTGAGCCATGA
- a CDS encoding Mo-dependent nitrogenase C-terminal domain-containing protein: MLYPTLHKLAASLLRPIAEKLDNLEIHTAETAHFFCRLIPAQCPFERDVRFFGRVLFHIPPMCKLNPFYEQLVGLRFKALCYLADVCGEDIAAYC; this comes from the coding sequence ATGTTGTACCCTACACTTCACAAACTTGCAGCTTCCCTTCTCCGTCCGATCGCTGAAAAACTCGACAATCTTGAAATTCACACCGCTGAAACTGCTCACTTCTTCTGTCGCCTCATTCCTGCCCAATGCCCGTTTGAACGTGATGTCCGCTTCTTCGGTCGCGTTTTGTTTCACATTCCGCCGATGTGCAAACTGAACCCGTTCTACGAACAACTCGTAGGATTACGATTCAAAGCACTGTGTTACCTAGCAGATGTCTGTGGTGAAGATATTGCAGCTTACTGCTAG